A window of Drosophila subobscura isolate 14011-0131.10 chromosome E, UCBerk_Dsub_1.0, whole genome shotgun sequence contains these coding sequences:
- the LOC117891655 gene encoding trehalase isoform X3, producing MAAQTGPTTNHKINGNGQIYCYGELLKTIQMAKLFEDSKTFVDMKLKQAPAKTLEDFELLMESKNRTPSREDLQKFVDDYFSPKGTELELWTPTDWTANPSFLDRITDPDLKQWGQELNNIWKDLGRKMNDDVLKNPEYYSIIPVPNPVIIPGGRFIEFYYWDSYWIIRGLLHSEMQDTARGMIENFMSIVQRIGFIPNGGRVYYWGRSQPPLLTGMVKSYVDFTNDDLFAINALEVLEHEFEYFVNNHSVQVKGHNLAVYRDSSTGPRPESYREDVETAENFDTPEAKEDHYSELKSAAESGMDFSSRWFINENGTNVGNLSHLRTRSIVPVDLNSFLYWNAKLIAEFHAKAGNVDKMTEYEKKAQTLLQGIQDVLWNEEAGCWLDYDMINEKPRDYFVPTNLAPLFVKAYNISDTEKISASVLSYIEKNKLDTFPGGVPNTLYHTGEQWDFPNVWAPMQYIVVEGLANLNTPAAKELSKKWALRWVKSNFKAYTDNFHMYEKYNAEEFGGHGGGGEYGVQTGFGWSNGVIIEWLSKHGRELSEGSGGGGAGTTKRLISVVGVAAVTIVALIAGRVLWKSWFK from the exons TCAAATCTACTGCTATGGCGAACTCTTGAAGACCATTCAAATGGCCAAACTGTTTGAGGACTCAAAGACATTTGTGGACATGAAACTGAAGCAGGCGCCGGCCAAGACCCTCGAGGACTTTGAGCTGCTGATGGAGTCCAAGAATAGGACACCCAGTCGCGAGGATCTGCAGAAGTTTGTGGAT GATTACTTCAGTCCGAAGGGCACGGAACTGGAATTGTGGACACCGACAGACTGGACGGCGAATCCAAGCTTCCTTGATCGGATCACTGATCCAGACCTGAAGCAGTGGGGCCAGGAGCTCAACAATATCTGGAAGGATCTGGGCCGCAAGATGAACGACGATGTGCTGAAGAATCCCGAGTACTACTCGATCATCCCAGTGCCGAATCCAGTCATCATTCCGGGCGGCCGCTTCATCGAGTTCTACTACTGGGACTCGTACTGGATCATCCGCGGACTGCTGCACAGCGAGATGCAGGACACGGCCCGTGGCATGATCGAGAACTTCATGTCCATTGTGCAGAGAATCGGCTTCATTCCCAATGGAGGACGAGTGTACTACTGGGGCCGCTCCCAGCCACCACTGCTGACGGGCATGGTCAAGTCCTACGTGGACTTCACCAACGACGATCTGTTCGCCATCAATGCCCTGGAGGTGCTCGAGCACGAGTTCGAGTACTTCGTGAACAATCACTCGGTGCAGGTCAAGGGTCACAATTTGGCCGTCTACCGCGACTCGTCGACCGGTCCGCGGCCCGAGTCCTATCGCGAGGATGTGGAGACAGCAGAGAACTTTGACACGCCCGAGGCCAAGGAGGATCACTACAGCGAACTCAAGTCTGCCGCCGAGTCTGGCATGGACTTCAGCTCGCGTTGGTTCATCAATGAGAATGGCACAAATGTCGGAAATCTCAGCCACCTGAGGACACGCTCCATTGTGCCCGTCGATCTGAATTCCTTCCTCTACTGGAACGCCAAGCTGATAGCCGAATTCCACGCAAAGGCCGGCAACGTGGACAAGATGACGGAGTACGAGAAGAAGGCCCAGACCCTCCTGCAGGGCATCCAGGATGTTCTGTGGAACGAGgaggctggctgctggctggacTACGACATGATCAATGAGAAGCCTCGCGACTACTTTGTTCCCACCAATCTAGCGCCGCTGTTTGTGAAGGCGTACAACATCTCCGATACGGAGAAGATCTCCGCCTCGGTGCTGAGCTACATTGAGAAGAACAAACTGGACACATTCCCGGGCGGAGTGCCCAACACGCTCTACCACACCGGCGAGCAGTGGGACTTCCCCAATGTGTGGGCGCCCATGCAGTATATCGTGGTCGAGGGGCTGGCCAATTTGAACACACCCGCAGCCAAGGAGCTCTCCAAGAAGTGGGCCCTTCGCTGGGTCAAGTCGAACTTCAAGGCCTACACCGACAACTTCCACATGTACGAGAAG TACAATGCTGAGGAGTTTGGCGGccatggcggtggcggtgaaTATGGAGTACAGACAGGATTTGGCTGGTCCAATGGTGTGATCATTGAGTGGCTCAGCAAGCACGGACGTGAGCTCTCCGAGGGCTCTGGCGGCGGTGGAGCAG
- the LOC117891655 gene encoding trehalase isoform X2 — protein sequence MTRLGLVAIQLLLLIWSCLGALSQAKSLIDYRIDNENAIAKDVETYNFESCQIYCYGELLKTIQMAKLFEDSKTFVDMKLKQAPAKTLEDFELLMESKNRTPSREDLQKFVDDYFSPKGTELELWTPTDWTANPSFLDRITDPDLKQWGQELNNIWKDLGRKMNDDVLKNPEYYSIIPVPNPVIIPGGRFIEFYYWDSYWIIRGLLHSEMQDTARGMIENFMSIVQRIGFIPNGGRVYYWGRSQPPLLTGMVKSYVDFTNDDLFAINALEVLEHEFEYFVNNHSVQVKGHNLAVYRDSSTGPRPESYREDVETAENFDTPEAKEDHYSELKSAAESGMDFSSRWFINENGTNVGNLSHLRTRSIVPVDLNSFLYWNAKLIAEFHAKAGNVDKMTEYEKKAQTLLQGIQDVLWNEEAGCWLDYDMINEKPRDYFVPTNLAPLFVKAYNISDTEKISASVLSYIEKNKLDTFPGGVPNTLYHTGEQWDFPNVWAPMQYIVVEGLANLNTPAAKELSKKWALRWVKSNFKAYTDNFHMYEKYNAEEFGGHGGGGEYGVQTGFGWSNGVIIEWLSKHGRELSEGSGGGGAGTTKRLISVVGVAAVTIVALIAGRVLW from the exons ATGACAAGATTAGGATTAGTGGCcatccagctgctcctgctgatatGGAGTTGCCTTGGGGCGCTGTCTCAGGCGAAATCCCTCATCGACTATCGCATTGACAATGAGAATGCCATTGCCAAGGATGTGGAAACGTATAATTTTGAAAGTTG TCAAATCTACTGCTATGGCGAACTCTTGAAGACCATTCAAATGGCCAAACTGTTTGAGGACTCAAAGACATTTGTGGACATGAAACTGAAGCAGGCGCCGGCCAAGACCCTCGAGGACTTTGAGCTGCTGATGGAGTCCAAGAATAGGACACCCAGTCGCGAGGATCTGCAGAAGTTTGTGGAT GATTACTTCAGTCCGAAGGGCACGGAACTGGAATTGTGGACACCGACAGACTGGACGGCGAATCCAAGCTTCCTTGATCGGATCACTGATCCAGACCTGAAGCAGTGGGGCCAGGAGCTCAACAATATCTGGAAGGATCTGGGCCGCAAGATGAACGACGATGTGCTGAAGAATCCCGAGTACTACTCGATCATCCCAGTGCCGAATCCAGTCATCATTCCGGGCGGCCGCTTCATCGAGTTCTACTACTGGGACTCGTACTGGATCATCCGCGGACTGCTGCACAGCGAGATGCAGGACACGGCCCGTGGCATGATCGAGAACTTCATGTCCATTGTGCAGAGAATCGGCTTCATTCCCAATGGAGGACGAGTGTACTACTGGGGCCGCTCCCAGCCACCACTGCTGACGGGCATGGTCAAGTCCTACGTGGACTTCACCAACGACGATCTGTTCGCCATCAATGCCCTGGAGGTGCTCGAGCACGAGTTCGAGTACTTCGTGAACAATCACTCGGTGCAGGTCAAGGGTCACAATTTGGCCGTCTACCGCGACTCGTCGACCGGTCCGCGGCCCGAGTCCTATCGCGAGGATGTGGAGACAGCAGAGAACTTTGACACGCCCGAGGCCAAGGAGGATCACTACAGCGAACTCAAGTCTGCCGCCGAGTCTGGCATGGACTTCAGCTCGCGTTGGTTCATCAATGAGAATGGCACAAATGTCGGAAATCTCAGCCACCTGAGGACACGCTCCATTGTGCCCGTCGATCTGAATTCCTTCCTCTACTGGAACGCCAAGCTGATAGCCGAATTCCACGCAAAGGCCGGCAACGTGGACAAGATGACGGAGTACGAGAAGAAGGCCCAGACCCTCCTGCAGGGCATCCAGGATGTTCTGTGGAACGAGgaggctggctgctggctggacTACGACATGATCAATGAGAAGCCTCGCGACTACTTTGTTCCCACCAATCTAGCGCCGCTGTTTGTGAAGGCGTACAACATCTCCGATACGGAGAAGATCTCCGCCTCGGTGCTGAGCTACATTGAGAAGAACAAACTGGACACATTCCCGGGCGGAGTGCCCAACACGCTCTACCACACCGGCGAGCAGTGGGACTTCCCCAATGTGTGGGCGCCCATGCAGTATATCGTGGTCGAGGGGCTGGCCAATTTGAACACACCCGCAGCCAAGGAGCTCTCCAAGAAGTGGGCCCTTCGCTGGGTCAAGTCGAACTTCAAGGCCTACACCGACAACTTCCACATGTACGAGAAG TACAATGCTGAGGAGTTTGGCGGccatggcggtggcggtgaaTATGGAGTACAGACAGGATTTGGCTGGTCCAATGGTGTGATCATTGAGTGGCTCAGCAAGCACGGACGTGAGCTCTCCGAGGGCTCTGGCGGCGGTGGAGCAG
- the LOC117891655 gene encoding trehalase isoform X1 yields the protein MTRLGLVAIQLLLLIWSCLGALSQAKSLIDYRIDNENAIAKDVETYNFESCQIYCYGELLKTIQMAKLFEDSKTFVDMKLKQAPAKTLEDFELLMESKNRTPSREDLQKFVDDYFSPKGTELELWTPTDWTANPSFLDRITDPDLKQWGQELNNIWKDLGRKMNDDVLKNPEYYSIIPVPNPVIIPGGRFIEFYYWDSYWIIRGLLHSEMQDTARGMIENFMSIVQRIGFIPNGGRVYYWGRSQPPLLTGMVKSYVDFTNDDLFAINALEVLEHEFEYFVNNHSVQVKGHNLAVYRDSSTGPRPESYREDVETAENFDTPEAKEDHYSELKSAAESGMDFSSRWFINENGTNVGNLSHLRTRSIVPVDLNSFLYWNAKLIAEFHAKAGNVDKMTEYEKKAQTLLQGIQDVLWNEEAGCWLDYDMINEKPRDYFVPTNLAPLFVKAYNISDTEKISASVLSYIEKNKLDTFPGGVPNTLYHTGEQWDFPNVWAPMQYIVVEGLANLNTPAAKELSKKWALRWVKSNFKAYTDNFHMYEKYNAEEFGGHGGGGEYGVQTGFGWSNGVIIEWLSKHGRELSEGSGGGGAGTTKRLISVVGVAAVTIVALIAGRVLWKSWFK from the exons ATGACAAGATTAGGATTAGTGGCcatccagctgctcctgctgatatGGAGTTGCCTTGGGGCGCTGTCTCAGGCGAAATCCCTCATCGACTATCGCATTGACAATGAGAATGCCATTGCCAAGGATGTGGAAACGTATAATTTTGAAAGTTG TCAAATCTACTGCTATGGCGAACTCTTGAAGACCATTCAAATGGCCAAACTGTTTGAGGACTCAAAGACATTTGTGGACATGAAACTGAAGCAGGCGCCGGCCAAGACCCTCGAGGACTTTGAGCTGCTGATGGAGTCCAAGAATAGGACACCCAGTCGCGAGGATCTGCAGAAGTTTGTGGAT GATTACTTCAGTCCGAAGGGCACGGAACTGGAATTGTGGACACCGACAGACTGGACGGCGAATCCAAGCTTCCTTGATCGGATCACTGATCCAGACCTGAAGCAGTGGGGCCAGGAGCTCAACAATATCTGGAAGGATCTGGGCCGCAAGATGAACGACGATGTGCTGAAGAATCCCGAGTACTACTCGATCATCCCAGTGCCGAATCCAGTCATCATTCCGGGCGGCCGCTTCATCGAGTTCTACTACTGGGACTCGTACTGGATCATCCGCGGACTGCTGCACAGCGAGATGCAGGACACGGCCCGTGGCATGATCGAGAACTTCATGTCCATTGTGCAGAGAATCGGCTTCATTCCCAATGGAGGACGAGTGTACTACTGGGGCCGCTCCCAGCCACCACTGCTGACGGGCATGGTCAAGTCCTACGTGGACTTCACCAACGACGATCTGTTCGCCATCAATGCCCTGGAGGTGCTCGAGCACGAGTTCGAGTACTTCGTGAACAATCACTCGGTGCAGGTCAAGGGTCACAATTTGGCCGTCTACCGCGACTCGTCGACCGGTCCGCGGCCCGAGTCCTATCGCGAGGATGTGGAGACAGCAGAGAACTTTGACACGCCCGAGGCCAAGGAGGATCACTACAGCGAACTCAAGTCTGCCGCCGAGTCTGGCATGGACTTCAGCTCGCGTTGGTTCATCAATGAGAATGGCACAAATGTCGGAAATCTCAGCCACCTGAGGACACGCTCCATTGTGCCCGTCGATCTGAATTCCTTCCTCTACTGGAACGCCAAGCTGATAGCCGAATTCCACGCAAAGGCCGGCAACGTGGACAAGATGACGGAGTACGAGAAGAAGGCCCAGACCCTCCTGCAGGGCATCCAGGATGTTCTGTGGAACGAGgaggctggctgctggctggacTACGACATGATCAATGAGAAGCCTCGCGACTACTTTGTTCCCACCAATCTAGCGCCGCTGTTTGTGAAGGCGTACAACATCTCCGATACGGAGAAGATCTCCGCCTCGGTGCTGAGCTACATTGAGAAGAACAAACTGGACACATTCCCGGGCGGAGTGCCCAACACGCTCTACCACACCGGCGAGCAGTGGGACTTCCCCAATGTGTGGGCGCCCATGCAGTATATCGTGGTCGAGGGGCTGGCCAATTTGAACACACCCGCAGCCAAGGAGCTCTCCAAGAAGTGGGCCCTTCGCTGGGTCAAGTCGAACTTCAAGGCCTACACCGACAACTTCCACATGTACGAGAAG TACAATGCTGAGGAGTTTGGCGGccatggcggtggcggtgaaTATGGAGTACAGACAGGATTTGGCTGGTCCAATGGTGTGATCATTGAGTGGCTCAGCAAGCACGGACGTGAGCTCTCCGAGGGCTCTGGCGGCGGTGGAGCAG